The following DNA comes from Streptomyces globosus.
GGTCGCCAAGGCCTACGTCGCCGAGCTGCGCGAGCTCATCAAGGCCCTCGGCGTCTCCGAGGCCCGCATGGACAAGGGCCAGATGCGCTGCGACGTGAACCTGTCGCTGCGCCCGAACGGCACCGAGGAGTTCGGCACCCGCTCGGAGACGAAGAACGTCAACTCGCTGCGCTCCGTCGAGCGCGCGGCGCGCTTCGAGATCCAGCGCCACGCGGCCGTCCTGAGCAGCGGCGGCACGATCGTCCAGGAGACCCGCCACTTCCACGAGGACGACGGCTCCACGACCTCCGGCCGCATCAAGGACAACGCCGAGGACTACCGGTACTTCCCGGAGCCCGACCTCGTCCCGGTCGCCCCGTCCCGCGAGTGGGTCGAGGAGCTGCGCGCCGGCCTGCCCGAGATGCCGCGCGTGCGCCGCAACCGGCTCCGCGAGGAGTGGGGCGTCAGCGAGCACGACATGCAGTCGATTCTCAACGCGGGCGCGGTGGACTCCATCGTCGCCACGATCGAGGAGGGCGCCGACCCGGCCGCCGCCCGCAAGTGGTGGATGGGCGAACTCGCCCGCAACGCCAACGAGCAGGGCGTCTCCGTCGACGAGCTGCCGATCACCCCGGCGCAGGTCGCGCGGGTCGCGGCGCTGGTCGCGGCCGGCGACCTGAACGACAAGCTGGCGCGCCAGGTCATCGAGGGCGTCCTCGCCGGCGAGGGCGCCCCCGACGAGGTCGTCGAGAAGCGCGGCCTGAAGGTCGTCTCGGACGAGGGCGCGCTCGGCGCCGCCGTCGACGAGGCGATCGCGGGCAACCCCGCCATCGCCGACAAGATCCGCGGCGGCAAGGTCGCCGCGGTCGGCGCCCTGGTCGGCGCGGTCATGAAGACCACCCGCGGCCAGGCCGACGCGGCCCGCGTCAAGGAGCTCATCCTGGAGAAGCTCGGCGTCTCCGCCTAGCCGGAGCGTCCGGCGGCTCCGGCCTCCGTCACGCGGAACGGCCCGCACCCCCTCCCGGGGTGCGGGCCGTTGCGCGTGGCGGCCCGTCAGCGGGACTGGGTGCCGGGTGCCTCCAGGAACGCCAGGCGGGCGCGCTTCGCCGGGATGCGGATCTCCGGCAGCACGATCTCGGGCAGCTCGACCTCCGGGCCGAGCGTGAACCCGGAGCGCTCCAGGCGGGCGATGGCCTTCGCATTGCGGGTGTCGGGGTCGGCGACGAGGCGGCGGGTGGTCCCGTCGGCGAGGACGAACGCCATGAAGGCGCCCATCAGCCGCCCGCTGAAGCCGGGCTCGGCGGCGCCCGGGGCCGGGGCGAGGAGCAGGTGCACGCCGGTGTCGCCGGGCCGCGCCTCGTAGCACTCGGAGACCCGGTCCGCCGCGCACTCGTACGTCTGGAACAGGGCGACGGGCACCCCGTCGCGGCGCGCCAGGAACGCGTGGTGCGTGGTGCGGCGGTCGAGGTCCTCGTACACCTCGCGGACGAGGTCCGGGCTCGCCCCGGCCATGCCCCAGAAGCGGGCGCGGTCCTCGCTGACCCAGCGGTGGATCAGCGGGGCGTCGGCGGCCGGGTCGACGGGGGTGAGGGTGACCGTGCCGAACCCGTCGACGGCCTGGATGTGGACGGGCTCGCGGGTGGCTGCGGTGGTGGCTGCGCTCATGCGTCCTCCTTGGTGAGGCGGGCCCAGTCGGTGACGACGGGGACGAGCTCGCAGCGCGCCCACAGCGGCAGCTGGTCGCGGTGGTGGGGCGTGCCGGCCACGCCGTCGGCGCCCAGGGGCACGGCCCAGAGGCTGTCCTCGCGGCGGCCGAGGTCCCACACGTAGCGGGCGGCCGACGCGCGGCCGCACAGGTCGGTGAAGCCGGGGACGGTGGAGGTGGCGTTGACGCAGTCGTGGTCGCCGCCGAGGCCCGGCCACTCGGCGTCCGGATCCGGGAGCGCCGACCACGGCGCGAGGCGGTGCACCTCGGACCAGGGCGTCTCGGGCGCGCCGGCCGCGGCGGTCTCCTCCAGGGCGGCGCGGACGTGCGCGGCCCGGTCCAGGCCGGGGAGCAGCGGCGAGCGCAGCAGGCCCTCCAGGGCGTAGCCGATGCGCGGCAGCAGGTACAGCCAGGGGTGGAACACCTCGGGGCCGGACGGCGGCTCCGCCAGGCCCTCCAGGGCGGGGTCGGCGGCGAAGCGGCGTACGACGGCGGCGCGCAGGGCGGCGAACAGGGTGGCGTCGGTGCTGCCGGCGTCCATGCGCCGGTCCCAGGCCAGCAGCCGGGTCCGCAGCGCCTGCGCCGCGGGGGAGAGCCCCTCCGGGGCGGGCAGCAGGGCGAGCAGCGGCTCCGCGGAGGCCAGGTACGTATCGGCGTGGACGGCGGCCATGGCCTTCGGGGACCAGTCGGCCGAGCCGGAGAGCAGCTCGCGGATGCGGTCGGCGCGGTGCGGGGGAGCGAACTCCACGCCGAGCGGCGAGGCGATGCCGCGGGCGTTGGCCATCACGGCGAAGCCCTGCACCGGCTCGGAAGGGGTCTGCGCCCAGCCCTGCCAGGCGTGGCGGGCGTCCCAGGCGGGCACGGGGCGCAGCCGGTTCGCGGGGTCGCGCAGCGGGACGGCGCCGGCGACGCGGTGCAGCAGGCCGCCCTCGGAGTCGGCGGCGTGGACGACGTTGACGGGCTCGGCCCAGCCGTCGAGGGCGCGGTCGATGTCGGCCACCGTGCGGGCGCGCAGCAGGGCGGGCAGGACGGCGAAGCCGAGGTCGCGGCGGACCCGGGGCGGGTAGCGCAGCGAGAGCGTCTGGCCGGCGCTCTCCTCGCGGGTGATGACCGGGCCGCGGGCGGTCTCCAGGATTTCGACCTCCACGGGGTCTGCGCCCGCGACGGCGATGGTCTCGGTGTGCCGGTGGACGGGCTCCCAGGCGCCGTCGGGCCCCAGCGCCTCGAAGCCGGAGCCGTCGGCTGCCGGGCGTAGCCGCTCCACGTAGAGGTCCTGGTAGTCGGACATCGCGTTGGTGATGGCCCAGGCGGCGGTGCCGGTGTGGCCGAAGTGGGCGAGGCCGGGGATGCCGGGTACGGCGATGCCGACGACGTCGTACTCCGGGCAGGCCAGTCGTATCTGCTGGTAGACGCCCGGCTCTTCGATGATCCGGTGCGGGTCGCCGGCGATGATCGCCGAGCCGGCGGCGGTCCGGTCGCCGGGGACCATCCAGCCGTTGCTGCCGGCGGCGCCGGGGCCGTCGGTGGCGAAGAGGGTGGCGGCCTCGTCGCCCAGGGCGCGGGCGGCTCGCTCGCGCCACAGCTTGGTGGCGAACCCGGCGAACAGGATGTGCGTGGCGATCCAGATGCCGAGCGGCACCCACGGCTCCCACGGGGCGGGTGTGTGGCCGGTGCGGGCGAAGCGCTCGTCGCGGGCGGCGCCCCGGGCCAGGCCGTCGTTGACGCCGTCGACGTATGCCCCGACCCAGGCGGCGGTCTCCGGGTCGAGCGCCTCGTGGCAGCGGCGGGCGGTGTCGTCGAGGCGGCTCTGGCGGGCGAAGCGGTCCCAGGCGAGGGAGTCCGGGCCGAGGATCGCGGCGCCGGCGCCCTGGGAGCGGTGGCGTTCGACCTCCAGCTGCCAGGCCCGGTCCAGGGCGGTGGCCCGGCCCTGGGCGTAGGCCAGCCGGAGCGGGTCGGGGGCGCGCAGGTGCGGGATACCCCAGTCGTCCCGGTACAGCTCGAAGTCGTCCGCGTCGCTCACGCTCACACTCTTCCCCAAGGCATTAGGTTAGGCTCGCCTAAGTGTAGGGGTGCGGGGTGTGGGTGCCGACGCCCGGGTCGGCCGGTCAGGCCCCGGTGGCGCCGTCGATGGCCTCCCGCAGGAGGTCGGCGTGGCCGTTGTGGCGGGCGTACTCGTGGACCATGTGCAGCATGATCAGCCGCAGCGAGGCCTCCTGCCCCCAACTGCGCACGAACACCGCGACGTCGAGCGACTCGGCGGCCTCCTCCACGCGCCGCGCGTGCGCGACCTCCGCGTGCCACGCGGTGAACGCCTCCTCGCGGCCGCAGCCCTCCGGGTCGTAGGCGGCCTGGAAGTCGCCGCTGTCCGACCACAGGTGCGGCACGTCCGCACCGCCCAGGGTGCGGCGGAACCAGTGGCGCTCCACCTCGGCCATGTGGCGGACCAGGCCCATCAGCGACAGGGCCGACGGCGGCATCGAACGGCGCCGCAACTGCTCGCCGGTGAGGCCCTCGCACTTCAGGGCCAGGGTCGAGCGGTGGTAGTCGAGGTAGACGCGCAGCGTCTCGCGCTCACCGCCGGTCAGGGGCGGGTCGATGCGTTCCACGGGCGGGTGCCGTCCTTTCTCACGCCGGGCCGGGGCCGGGACAGGTGCCGGGGGAGGTGCCGGGTCCGGGCTCCCACACGTACGGAACCGTCGTACCGAGGACGTGGAAGCCCAGCCGCTCCAGGATCGGCCGGCTCTGTGCGGAGGCGTCCACGTGCAGGTACGGGATCCCGCGCGCCGCGGCGATCCTGGCCCGGTGGGCCACCAGCAGCCGGTAGACGCCGCGGCCGCGCCATGCGGGCACCGTGCCGCCGCCCCACAGGCCGGCGAAGGGGCTGCCCGGCGGCATCTCCATCCGCGCGGCGCTCACCGGGACGCCGCCGGCCATCGCCACCACGGCGGCGATCGTCTCCGGCGCCCCGCGCAGCCGCTCGCCCACCAGCTCCCGGAGGCCGGGCCGGCGCCGGCCGAAGGCCTCCGTGTGGACGCGCTCCAGCAGGCCCGCGCCCGACGCGTCGGCCACCGCGTGCAGCGTGATGCCGTCGGGCGGCTCCACCGGCAGCGCGGCGAGCTCCTCCGTCCGCCCCACCAGCACCGTCTCGGCCGGCTCGGGGGTGAAGCCCGCGGCGCGCAGCCGTCCCTCCAGGCCCGCCGGGCGGTCGTGCCGGTACAGCTTCCACTCGAAGCCGCAGCCGCGGCCCGCGAAGTACGCCACCTGCGCCGCGATCGCCTCATCCGCCGTGTGCTCGTCAAGGTCCGACCAGAGCACCCCGTTCCAGCCGCTGCCGGGCGAGGTCTGCCGGACCACGCGGCCCACCCGCTCGACCCGGCACCGGGGCGTGTCGGGCGGCGCGCACTCGCGCACATGGCGGTCGTATGCCGCCAGGAGGCGCGCCCGCCCCTCGTGATCGCTTCCCATGGGGGCAGCCGACCACCGGAGCGCCGGCCCGCGCAACTGCATTAGCCTCACCCCCGTGAACGACGTCTGCATCCACACCGGCAAGGCCGCCCCCGACGCCGCTGCCGACCGCGGCTGGCTCCTCGGGCACTTCAAGGACCCCGGCGATCCGCGCCACAGCGCGGACGTGGAGATCAAGTGGGGCGTCCACCCGAAGGGGGACGCGCGGGCGCAGTGGACGGCGGGGGAGGAGCGCACCGCCCTGCTGGTCCTGATCAGCGGCCGCTTCCGGATGGAGTTCCCCGACCGTGACGTCGTCCTCGCCGAGCAGGGCGACTACGTGGTGTGGGGCCGCGGCGTCGACCACTCCTGGTACGCGGAGGAGGAGTCGGTGGTCCTGACGGTGCGCTGGCCGTCCGTCCCCGGCTACCGCGTCGACGAGCCGGCGGCGCCTGCGGTGCGGCAGGGCTGACCCCCGGGCCGCGGGCGGTGCGCATCTGTGATGATGCACACGAAACGGACCAACGATCACCGATGGCTGCGATCGTATGCGTGCGCACCATCCCGGCCGCCCCAGGAGCGACCCTCCCCTCGGCCCGGCCTGCACGCGTTCCAGTGTTCTTCGCATCGGGCTGCCTCCCGGTGAAGATCCGACCCACCAGGGAGCACGTCCGTTGGCAGCAATCGCTCGGTGGTGCATGCGGCACCGGCTGGCCGCCGTCCTGATCTGGCTGCTCGCCCTCGGCGGGACCGCCGCGGCCGCCGTGACCGCCGGAACGGCCTTCTCCACCGACTACGAGGTCCCCGGCACCGAGTCCAGCCGGGCCCACGCCCTCCTCCGCGAGGGCTTCCCCGGACAGGGCGGCGACACCGACACCATCGTGTGGCGGACCCCCGCGCACCTGACGGCCCGCTCACCCGGCGTCGAGCAGCGCATGACCCGGGCCCTCGACACCATCGCCGAGCTGCCGGGCGTCGGCTCGGTCGCCGGACCGTACGGGCCCGGGCCCGAGAGCGCCGCGCAGATCAGCACCGACGGGCGCACCGCCTACGCCGTGGTGACCTTCGACCGGCAGGCGGACGCCGTCCCCACGGCGCAGGCCGAGGCGGTCGTCGCCGCCGCCAGGAACGCCGCCACCGAGGCGGACGGCGTGCAGGTCGAGCTCGGCGGCCGGGCGATCGGCCTGACCGAGGCACCGAAGGCCCACCTCGCCGAGGTCATCGGCGTGGCCGTCGCCGCACTCGTCCTCTTCCTCGCCTTCGGCTCGCTCGCGGCCAGCCTGCTGCCCATCGCGACGGCCCTCGTCTCCGTCGGCACCGCCTACTTCGGCATCAGCCTGCTCGGGCACGCCATGGCCGTCGCCGACTTCGCCCCCATGCTCGGCACCCTCGTCGGACTGGGCGTCGGCATCGACTACGCGCTGTTCATCGTCACCCGGCACCGCAAGGCCCTGCGGCGCGGCATGGGCGTGGCCGAGGCCGCCGAGCAGGCCGTCGCCACCACCGGCAGGGCCGTCGTCTTCGCCGGCGCCACCGTCTGCATCGCCCTGCTCGGCATGCTGGTCCTGCGGCTGAGCTTCCTGAACGGCGTCGCGATAGCCGCCTCGCTGACCGTCGTCCTCACCGTCGCCGCTTCGGTTACCCTGCTGCCGGCCCTCCTCTCGTACATCGGGATGAGCGCCCTCTCGCGGCGCGAGCGCCGCCGCCTCGCCGCCGACGGCCCGCAGCCGGAGCTGCCCACCGGGTTCGCCGCCCGCTGGTCCGCCTTCGTCGAGCGGCACCCCAAGAAGCTCGGCCTCCTGGCCGCCGCCGCCATGGCGGTGCTCGCCCTTCCGACGCTCTCCCTCCACCTGGGCACCTCGGACCAGGGCAACAACCCCGCGACCAGCACCACCCGGCAGGCCTACGACCTGCTTGCCGACGGCTTCGGACCCGGCGTCAACGGCCCCCTCACCGTCGTCGCCCGCCTCGACGGCGCCGGCGACCGGATCGCCGCCGAGCGCCTGGCCGAGGCGCTGCGCGGCGCCGAGGGCGTCGCCTCCGCCGGCCCCGCCGTCCTCAACCGCAGCGGCGACACCGCCGTGGTCACCGTCGTACCCGAGTCGGCACCGCAGTCCCGGGCCACCAGCGACCTCGTCGCCCACCTGCGCGAGGACGTCGTCCCCGCCGCCCGCGAGGGCACCGGCATGGAGGTCCACGTCGGCGGCGTGACGGCCGGATACGACGACTTCGCGGACGTCATCGTCGGCAAGCTCCCCCTCTTCGTCGGCGTCGTCATCGCCCTCGGGTGCGTCCTGCTCCTGCTCGCCTTCCGGTCCATAGGCATCCCCCTCAAGGCCGCGGCCATGAACGTCGCCGCGGTCGCCTCCTCCTTCGGTGTCGTCGTCGCGATCTTCCAGTGGGGCTGGGGCAGCGAGCTGATGGGGCTGGGCAGCGCCGGCCCGATCGAACCCTTCCTCCCCGTGATCATGGTGTCGGTCCTCTTCGGGCTCTCGATGGACTACCAGGTCTTCCTCGTCAGCCGGATGTACGAGGAGTGGCTGGAGACCGGCGACAACCGGCGGGCCGTCCGCGTCGGCCTCGCCGAGACCAGCCGCGTGATCAACTCGGCCGCCGTCATCATGATCTCGGTGTTCCTGGCCTTCGTGCTCAGCGGCGACCGGATCATCGCCATGTTCGGCATCGCCCTCGCCGCGGCCGTCGCCCTCGACGCCTTCGTCCTGCGCACCCTCCTCGTCCCCGCGCTCATGCACCTGCTCGGCGGCGCGAACTGGTGGCTGCCGGCCTGGCTGGAGCGCCGCCTCCCGCGCATCAGCATCGAGCCGCCGGAGACCGCCCCCGCCGCGGCCCTCCCCGCCCAGCGCACTGCCGCCCCGGCCCAGGACGACGCCGAACCCGCCGCCCCCTCCCACTGACCCCTTTCCTGCCCCTACGCCGCCGCGCCAGGCCGGCGCCCCTCCCGGGCCGCCCGCAGTGCGTCCGGCGGCTGCGGGCGAGGCAGGCGGCCCTCCGCCCCACCTGCTGCGGCTGCCGGGCCTCACTCAGCCGGGGAAGCCTGATCCCCGCGGCGTATGAGGACCCTCCCGGATTCCAGGTCTATCGGCCCGCGCCCCGGATCACCGTCCGTGACGTCCGTCCGGGACAGCTCCAGCCGCTTGCGCTCCTCGTCCGTGTGCCTGCGCCCCGGGTTGAACAGCTCCTCGATCAGGTTGAACACCACGCCACCGCGCCTTCCGCCCCGCCCGGGGCCCACCGGTCACCGGACCGTCAGGGTCAGGATCCTGTCGTCGCCCGCCTCGGGGGATCCGCGGCGGTCCGTCTCGCTCGTCACCAGCAGCAGCCTGTCCCCGCCGAGGGCCACCACCGACCGCAGCCGGCCGTACCTGCCCTCCAGGAACGCCTCGGGGTCGGCCGCGGGTCTGTCCCCGGCCAGCGGGATCCGCCACAGCCGCTCGCCCTTCAGCCCGGCCATCCACACCGAGCCCTGGGCGACGGCGATGCCGCTGGGGGAGGCCTCGTCCGGCCGCCACACGGCGACCGGGTCGCGCATGCCCGCCAGACCCGCCTTGCCCTCCGCCTGCGGCCAGCCGTAGTTGGCACCCGGCTCGATCAGATTCAGCTCGTCCCACGTGTTCTGGCCGAACTCCGCCGCCCACAGCCGCTTGTCCTGGTCCCAGGCGAGGCCCTGCACATTGCGGTGCCCGTAGGAGTAGACGACCGAGTCGGGCTCGGGATTGCCGTGCACCGGCTGACCGTCCGGCGTCATCCGCAGGATCTTGCCGCCGAGCGACTTCCTGTCCTGCGCGAGGCCCGTGTCGCCCGTCTCACCCGTCCCCGCGTAGAGCATGCGGTCCGGGCCGAACGCGATCCGGCCGCCGTTGTGCACGACCCCCTTCGGAATGCCCCGCAGCACCGTGTCCGGCGCGCCGAGCTGCTGGCCCGGCTCGCGCTTTTCGTCATAGCGCATGCGGGCGATGCGGTTGTCGGACTCCGTCGTGAAGTAGGCGTACACCATCCGGTCGGACGCGAACGACGGGGACAGGGCCAGCCCCAGCAGCCCGCCCTCGCCGCCCGGCGCGACGCCCGGCACCCTCCCGACGACCACCGCCTTCCCCGACGCGGCCGCGACCCGGCTGATCGTGCCCTTGTCCCGGGAGGCCACCAGCAGGTCCCCCTCGGGCAGCGGGGCCACGCCCCACGGCGACTCCAGGTCCCGCGCCACCTCCCCGGTGACCTCCACGGAGCCCTTCGCCGGCGCCGCGGACGCTGCCGCCGCCGACGCCTGGGCCGATCCGCTGGGGGCCCCGCGCGGCGGTGACGCGCCCGTGGATCCCGCCGGCCCGCCCTCCGGCGAGCACCCCGCCAGCAGCGCCCCGCACCCCGCGAGCGCCACGGCGGCCAGCACGCCGCGCACCCGCCCGTACTCCGCAGGCCGGCCCGCGCCCGCCCCGCCGAACCGCCGCCCCGTCCGCACTCCCCGCATGGCCCTGCTCCCCTCCGGTCCCGCGACCGCCCGACGCGATCGTGCCCGTCACCTGTCCAACCACTCGGACTCCCCCCGAAGTTCCACCAGTCGTACACCCGATCGAGTGGTCCTGGGTCGGCTCCCCGGCCGGGCACCTCCGGAGGTCAGTCCCAGGACCCCACGGCCGCCGGCAGCGCCGCGATCTCCGCCAGGTCGCCCGGCGTCAGCCGCAGCCCCGCCGCCCCCGCGTTCTCCGCCGCCCAGCCCGCCCGGTCCGCGCCCGGCACGGGCACCACCTGCGGCCCCTGCGCCAGCACCCACGCAAGCGCCACCTGCGCCGCCGTCACCTGCGGACCGTGCCGCCGGGCCACCCGGCGCAGCCCCGCGACCAGCACCTGGTTCGTCGCCATCGCCTCCGCCGTGAACCGCGGGTGCCGGGCCCGGACGTCCTCCCACTCGAAACCCTGCCCCGGGGTCAGCGTCCCCGTCAGGAACCCGCTGCCCAGCGGCATCGCCGCGAGGAACCCCACCCCGCGCGCCGCGCACCACGGCAGCAGCCGCCGCAGCGCCTCCTGCGACCACACCGACAGCTCGGCCTCCACCGCGCTCACCGGGAACACCTGCTGGACGCGGTCCAGGTGCCGCAGCAGGGCCCCGTACGCCGGGTCCCCGCGGCGCCCCGCGCCCGGGCCGGCGCCCGCGCCGAGAGCGCAGAACCCCAGCGCGCGCACCTTCCCCGCGCCCACCAGCTCGGCCATTGCGCCCCAGGTCTCCTCCACCGGGACCTCCGGGTCCACCCGGTGCAGCTGGTAGAGGTCGATGACGTCGGTGCGCAGCCGGCGCAGCGAGGCGTCGCAGGCCCGCCTGAGGTACTCCGGCCGCCCGCACGCCACCACGTGCTGCTCGCCCGCGCGCAGCCCCACCTTGGCGGACACGAACGCCTCCGCCCGCCGCTCGCGCAGCACCCTGCCGAGGAGCAGCTCGTTCGTGAACGGCCCGTACACGTCGGCCGTGTCGAGCAGGGTGCAGCCGAGGTCGAGCGCCGTGTGCACCGCCGCCAGCGACTCCTCGCCGCGCCGCCGCGAGGGCGCGTAGGCCCAGCTCATCGGCATGCACCCGAGTCCGACGGCGCCCACCGCCAGCGCCCCCGCCCCGATCGACCTGCGCTCCACCCGTGCGTCCCCCTCCGCGTCCGCCAACAACCTAACGGCTTGATCGCGATCCCTTGGCATAGCCTCGTGATCATGACTGCAAAGACCCCGGACGTCTGGCTCCCGTTCCCGGCGGAGGAGGTCGAGGGCCTTCCCGACTGCTTCCGCTACCGGCGCTGGGACGGCGAGGACGACTTCCCCGCCGACCCGGCCGACTGCACCTTCTACGTCACCCCGTACATGAAGTCGCCCGAGGTGACCCTGCGGCCGCTGGCGGGCATGCCGGACATCGAGGTCGTGCAGACCCTCACCGCCGGCGTCGACCACGTCCTCGGCGGCCTCGACCGCCTGCCGGCCGGAGTCCGGCTCTGCAACGCCCGCGGGGTGCACGAGGCCAGCACGGCCGAGCTCGCCCTCACCCTCGTCCTCGCCTCGCTGCGCGGCATCCCCCGCATGGTCCGCGGCCAGGACCGCGAGCAGTGGCTCGGCGGCTTCTACTCCGCCCTCGCCGACAAGTCCGTGCTCATCGTCGGCTACGGATCCGTCGGCGCAGCCGTCGAAGACCGGCTCGCGGCATTCGAGTGCGCGCGGATCATGCGCGTCGCGCGCTCGGCGCGCACTACCGCGCGCGGGCCCGTCCACGCTCTCCACGACCTTCCCCGCCTCCTCCCGGAAGCCGACGTCGTGATCCTGTGCACCCCGCTCACCGGCGCGACCCGCGGCCTCGCGGGCAGGGACTTCCTCGCGGCGATGGCGGACGGCGCCCTGCTGGTGAACGTCGCCCGCGGGCCCGTCGTCGACACCGGCGCCCTGCTCGCCGAGCTGGAGTCCGGCCGGCTGAGCGCGGCCCTCGACGTCACCGACCCCGAGCCGCTGCCCGCCGGACATCCGCTGTGGCACGCTCCCCACGTCCTCATCACGCCGCACGTCGGCGGCAGCAGCTCTGCCTTCGAGCCGCGCGCCAAGCGCCTGGTGGCCCGCCAGCTCGGCCGGTTCGCAGCGGGGGAGCCGCTGGAGAACACCGTGCTGATCACCAGCTGACGCGCGGTGCGCACGCTCCGCATCCGTACGGATGCGCTCAGTGGCATCAATTCCCCATATGGTAACTCAGCGTAAAACATCTATATCGCTGAGTGACGAAAGTGGTGTATCGTCCGGAACAAGGGGCTGCGCCACGAACGTCTGGCGCTGGGGTGATCGGACACTTTGGGGGGCGACGGGCGATGCACGGCCAATGGACCAGGGATCCGCTGCGGCACAGCCGCCGGAAACGACGAAGGGGCGCGCCGGAACCGGCCTGCGAGGGGGACCGGTGAACGCCCCGGGCGCGGCCGCGGTCGGCCGGCCGCA
Coding sequences within:
- a CDS encoding DUF6191 domain-containing protein, with the translated sequence MVFNLIEELFNPGRRHTDEERKRLELSRTDVTDGDPGRGPIDLESGRVLIRRGDQASPAE
- a CDS encoding signal peptidase I, whose translation is MNDVCIHTGKAAPDAAADRGWLLGHFKDPGDPRHSADVEIKWGVHPKGDARAQWTAGEERTALLVLISGRFRMEFPDRDVVLAEQGDYVVWGRGVDHSWYAEEESVVLTVRWPSVPGYRVDEPAAPAVRQG
- a CDS encoding GNAT family N-acetyltransferase, producing the protein MGSDHEGRARLLAAYDRHVRECAPPDTPRCRVERVGRVVRQTSPGSGWNGVLWSDLDEHTADEAIAAQVAYFAGRGCGFEWKLYRHDRPAGLEGRLRAAGFTPEPAETVLVGRTEELAALPVEPPDGITLHAVADASGAGLLERVHTEAFGRRRPGLRELVGERLRGAPETIAAVVAMAGGVPVSAARMEMPPGSPFAGLWGGGTVPAWRGRGVYRLLVAHRARIAAARGIPYLHVDASAQSRPILERLGFHVLGTTVPYVWEPGPGTSPGTCPGPGPA
- a CDS encoding GNAT family N-acetyltransferase gives rise to the protein MSAATTAATREPVHIQAVDGFGTVTLTPVDPAADAPLIHRWVSEDRARFWGMAGASPDLVREVYEDLDRRTTHHAFLARRDGVPVALFQTYECAADRVSECYEARPGDTGVHLLLAPAPGAAEPGFSGRLMGAFMAFVLADGTTRRLVADPDTRNAKAIARLERSGFTLGPEVELPEIVLPEIRIPAKRARLAFLEAPGTQSR
- a CDS encoding PQQ-dependent sugar dehydrogenase, with amino-acid sequence MRGVRTGRRFGGAGAGRPAEYGRVRGVLAAVALAGCGALLAGCSPEGGPAGSTGASPPRGAPSGSAQASAAAASAAPAKGSVEVTGEVARDLESPWGVAPLPEGDLLVASRDKGTISRVAAASGKAVVVGRVPGVAPGGEGGLLGLALSPSFASDRMVYAYFTTESDNRIARMRYDEKREPGQQLGAPDTVLRGIPKGVVHNGGRIAFGPDRMLYAGTGETGDTGLAQDRKSLGGKILRMTPDGQPVHGNPEPDSVVYSYGHRNVQGLAWDQDKRLWAAEFGQNTWDELNLIEPGANYGWPQAEGKAGLAGMRDPVAVWRPDEASPSGIAVAQGSVWMAGLKGERLWRIPLAGDRPAADPEAFLEGRYGRLRSVVALGGDRLLLVTSETDRRGSPEAGDDRILTLTVR
- a CDS encoding penicillin acylase family protein, which codes for MSDADDFELYRDDWGIPHLRAPDPLRLAYAQGRATALDRAWQLEVERHRSQGAGAAILGPDSLAWDRFARQSRLDDTARRCHEALDPETAAWVGAYVDGVNDGLARGAARDERFARTGHTPAPWEPWVPLGIWIATHILFAGFATKLWRERAARALGDEAATLFATDGPGAAGSNGWMVPGDRTAAGSAIIAGDPHRIIEEPGVYQQIRLACPEYDVVGIAVPGIPGLAHFGHTGTAAWAITNAMSDYQDLYVERLRPAADGSGFEALGPDGAWEPVHRHTETIAVAGADPVEVEILETARGPVITREESAGQTLSLRYPPRVRRDLGFAVLPALLRARTVADIDRALDGWAEPVNVVHAADSEGGLLHRVAGAVPLRDPANRLRPVPAWDARHAWQGWAQTPSEPVQGFAVMANARGIASPLGVEFAPPHRADRIRELLSGSADWSPKAMAAVHADTYLASAEPLLALLPAPEGLSPAAQALRTRLLAWDRRMDAGSTDATLFAALRAAVVRRFAADPALEGLAEPPSGPEVFHPWLYLLPRIGYALEGLLRSPLLPGLDRAAHVRAALEETAAAGAPETPWSEVHRLAPWSALPDPDAEWPGLGGDHDCVNATSTVPGFTDLCGRASAARYVWDLGRREDSLWAVPLGADGVAGTPHHRDQLPLWARCELVPVVTDWARLTKEDA
- a CDS encoding MMPL family transporter, which gives rise to MAAIARWCMRHRLAAVLIWLLALGGTAAAAVTAGTAFSTDYEVPGTESSRAHALLREGFPGQGGDTDTIVWRTPAHLTARSPGVEQRMTRALDTIAELPGVGSVAGPYGPGPESAAQISTDGRTAYAVVTFDRQADAVPTAQAEAVVAAARNAATEADGVQVELGGRAIGLTEAPKAHLAEVIGVAVAALVLFLAFGSLAASLLPIATALVSVGTAYFGISLLGHAMAVADFAPMLGTLVGLGVGIDYALFIVTRHRKALRRGMGVAEAAEQAVATTGRAVVFAGATVCIALLGMLVLRLSFLNGVAIAASLTVVLTVAASVTLLPALLSYIGMSALSRRERRRLAADGPQPELPTGFAARWSAFVERHPKKLGLLAAAAMAVLALPTLSLHLGTSDQGNNPATSTTRQAYDLLADGFGPGVNGPLTVVARLDGAGDRIAAERLAEALRGAEGVASAGPAVLNRSGDTAVVTVVPESAPQSRATSDLVAHLREDVVPAAREGTGMEVHVGGVTAGYDDFADVIVGKLPLFVGVVIALGCVLLLLAFRSIGIPLKAAAMNVAAVASSFGVVVAIFQWGWGSELMGLGSAGPIEPFLPVIMVSVLFGLSMDYQVFLVSRMYEEWLETGDNRRAVRVGLAETSRVINSAAVIMISVFLAFVLSGDRIIAMFGIALAAAVALDAFVLRTLLVPALMHLLGGANWWLPAWLERRLPRISIEPPETAPAAALPAQRTAAPAQDDAEPAAPSH
- the gatB gene encoding Asp-tRNA(Asn)/Glu-tRNA(Gln) amidotransferase subunit GatB, which codes for MGLEVHVELGTKTKMFCGCSTELGAEPNSQTCPTCLGLPGSLPVVNATGVESAIKIGLALNCEIAEWCRFARKNYFYPDMPKNFQTSQYDEPIAYNGYLDVQLEDGEVFRVEIERAHMEEDTGKSLHVGGATGRIHGASHSLLDYNRAGIPLIEIVTKPIVGAGSRAPEVAKAYVAELRELIKALGVSEARMDKGQMRCDVNLSLRPNGTEEFGTRSETKNVNSLRSVERAARFEIQRHAAVLSSGGTIVQETRHFHEDDGSTTSGRIKDNAEDYRYFPEPDLVPVAPSREWVEELRAGLPEMPRVRRNRLREEWGVSEHDMQSILNAGAVDSIVATIEEGADPAAARKWWMGELARNANEQGVSVDELPITPAQVARVAALVAAGDLNDKLARQVIEGVLAGEGAPDEVVEKRGLKVVSDEGALGAAVDEAIAGNPAIADKIRGGKVAAVGALVGAVMKTTRGQADAARVKELILEKLGVSA
- a CDS encoding DinB family protein, with amino-acid sequence MERIDPPLTGGERETLRVYLDYHRSTLALKCEGLTGEQLRRRSMPPSALSLMGLVRHMAEVERHWFRRTLGGADVPHLWSDSGDFQAAYDPEGCGREEAFTAWHAEVAHARRVEEAAESLDVAVFVRSWGQEASLRLIMLHMVHEYARHNGHADLLREAIDGATGA